The genomic stretch TCTCCTTGTCCAAGCGAACGACCTTCTCGTGGTCGTTGTTGGTAAGAGCCAAGTCGCGCTCCTCGATCAGACGTATTTTCCGCACAGCGACCTTCTCCTGACTCAGGCCCGACTCGCGTTTCTTTTTAACTATATCGGCCACATCGTCTTCGGTAAAAATGTAATTGGTGGCCTTTTTGATGTCTTGCTCCTTCTTCGTGATCAGCGAGAGCTCCGGCAGGATCCAGTTATCCTTCTCACAGTTATCAATCCAATTTCGGAATGCCACATTTGGTACTGGACTATTGGAAACGGCGTCCAAGCGGGTCAATCTCTCCAGTCTACCGTGACGTACGTTCAACTGGTAATCCGTTGTCTTGTGTCCCAGTTGGTACGTCACATCCGTGTGAACCAGGCCAGTGATCTGGTAGATGGTCGACCGTAGATTGGTATTGGGCATTAGTATAAAGCAATCGATCACCGTCTGCCCGAATATGGGCTTGTCGACAAAACTTATTAGTTGGCTCCGTTTAAGCATCACGCTGTTGAGCTGATCCAAAGTGCTGAGCAATGTTGGACTGGCATTCATGGGCTGGCGTTTTTCGTTGTCGTCTGCCTCATTTGGCGAGGACGAATCGCTGGAGTTGTCCGAGTAGATATCTGATGCCCTTAGCCTCACTTTCGACACTTGCGGAAGCCTTTTGTCCTTATTGCTGAGCTTAGCCCGATCCCGGCGGTCATCTTCCATCCATTTGCAGATTCTGTCCTTCTGGCGCTGGGCATTCGATTTCTTTTCTAATCTTTGAAGACGCTCGTTGTGCAAGCGCTGGAGGGCAGTGGTACGATCATTAATTGCTCGCTGGCGCTTCAGATTTTTGCGACGCATCTGGAAGCGCTCTTGCCCCAAACACTCTTCCTGCTCCAGACACTCTTCCTGCTCCAGACACTCTTCCTGCTCCAGACACTCTTCCTGCTCCAGACACTCTTCCTGCTCCAGACACTCTTCCTTCTCCAGACACTCTTCCTTCTCCAGACACTCTTCCTGCTCCGGACACTCTTCCTGCTTCAAGCACGTTCCCTCCTTCGATTCCTCGCGCTTCAAGCGGCGTAAGTATATTCTTTGTGCCTTCTCCAACTGCTCTAGTGTCATCTGAGAGGGGTCGTTAAACTCCGCCACATCTATATCACTTTCGTCAGAGCCATCTGCGGCCTTTGGCAGGATTTTCTTGCGCTGTTCAAGCTCTtcttcctccttctgctggCTAATACCCTGAAGGCATTCACGATCCGCGGCATCTTCATTCGAAGCATCATCTTTGCTATCCTGCATAGCCAACCATGCTTCAAAATCGTCCCAGCCGTCCAAGTCTTCTGTCGACATTTTAACTTGTGGTATTTGAAATTTAGATTACgagaaaatcaaatttacaaaaaataatacctGGGAATTATAGAAACCAAGCTGTTATCCCTTGAAAATCAGGAATACTAATGGAATATATCCAACTTCGTGGCACAAAACCGTAAATCGAATATAAGAAACTAATTTCAAGGCCTTCTTGGCAAAGAAAAGTGTGAAGAAGTCTTTCCTGTCATTCGCACGGAGAGAGAGTCTATTTGCTTGTGGGAAATTGGAACAGCGAATAACGtagtaatttataatttataaagaaaaaCCCAAGCCAAGGCTTTTCAACGTTCTCGCCTTGTATACATGTCTTGGTTTATTTAAGCCATAATTCATCTGTGGCCTAAGCTGGGCTAGATGTTGGCTTGTTTCACTCTAAaaactgccatcaaaatcaaaGCCATAAGCCCCGTACAAAATGGATGCTGCAGGTGGAAGGAATATCCACGAGTGGATGAGGATttgggatgtggatgtgggctGTGGAAGCTGGAACTGTGGCTGACCACAATTTCACGTTTGCCTAGCCGTGAACACGTTCAACATGAACGGCGATTAGTTGCATTTGTTTACGAGTATGGATTTCGGATTTGTCTCCGGCTGTGCCATGCCAGTGGAGAGTGTCCAGGacccaggcaggcagcagggagCAGCACCATCCGTGGCATCGTCGTAATGGTCAAGGCAGAGGTAACTTATTGCAACGTGGCGTGCGAGTGGCCAGTGAGTGCTCCAAA from Drosophila pseudoobscura strain MV-25-SWS-2005 chromosome 4, UCI_Dpse_MV25, whole genome shotgun sequence encodes the following:
- the LOC4818097 gene encoding RNA polymerase-associated protein Rtf1-like isoform X2, which produces MSTEDLDGWDDFEAWLAMQDSKDDASNEDAADRECLQGISQQKEEEELEQRKKILPKAADGSDESDIDVAEFNDPSQMTLEQLEKAQRIYLRRLKREESKEGTCLKQEECPEQEECLEQEECLEQEECLEQEECLGQERFQMRRKNLKRQRAINDRTTALQRLHNERLQRLEKKSNAQRQKDRICKWMEDDRRDRAKLSNKDKRLPQVSKVRLRASDIYSDNSSDSSSPNEADDNEKRQPMNASPTLLSTLDQLNSVMLKRSQLISFVDKPIFGQTVIDCFILMPNTNLRSTIYQITGLVHTDVTYQLGHKTTDYQLNVRHGRLERLTRLDAVSNSPVPNVAFRNWIDNCEKDNWILPELSLITKKEQDIKKATNYIFTEDDVADIVKKKRESGLSQEKVAVRKIRLIEERDLALTNNDHEKVVRLDKEIKEIDQDQDQDKANFGQKVPRFGGSLRSGLTPYVPKNPVQKSEQRREAALVPALSRCHKHTGPSDIPRPQVPPVTKTPHIPRLPQTAPLRKGISAAPRRPRPLPAKRCFPESAPKPLDTGLERYIKRKYKKSALGKRSPEPVAEVPEVVAPQEAKKDASLYDLHDFHVDVDTSVLAPFDSLFGKEESPDPALE
- the LOC4818097 gene encoding RNA polymerase-associated protein Rtf1-like isoform X1 — its product is MSTEDLDGWDDFEAWLAMQDSKDDASNEDAADRECLQGISQQKEEEELEQRKKILPKAADGSDESDIDVAEFNDPSQMTLEQLEKAQRIYLRRLKREESKEGTCLKQEECPEQEECLEKEECLEKEECLEQEECLEQEECLEQEECLEQEECLEQEECLGQERFQMRRKNLKRQRAINDRTTALQRLHNERLQRLEKKSNAQRQKDRICKWMEDDRRDRAKLSNKDKRLPQVSKVRLRASDIYSDNSSDSSSPNEADDNEKRQPMNASPTLLSTLDQLNSVMLKRSQLISFVDKPIFGQTVIDCFILMPNTNLRSTIYQITGLVHTDVTYQLGHKTTDYQLNVRHGRLERLTRLDAVSNSPVPNVAFRNWIDNCEKDNWILPELSLITKKEQDIKKATNYIFTEDDVADIVKKKRESGLSQEKVAVRKIRLIEERDLALTNNDHEKVVRLDKEIKEIDQDQDQDKANFGQKVPRFGGSLRSGLTPYVPKNPVQKSEQRREAALVPALSRCHKHTGPSDIPRPQVPPVTKTPHIPRLPQTAPLRKGISAAPRRPRPLPAKRCFPESAPKPLDTGLERYIKRKYKKSALGKRSPEPVAEVPEVVAPQEAKKDASLYDLHDFHVDVDTSVLAPFDSLFGKEESPDPALE